GTGATCGTGAGTACCGCGGGCATCGCGTACGACCAGCACGCCGCTGACCAGGGCTAGTCGCTTCCACACTTCTGCGTGATCGCCACCATCCCACAGCACCACGTCGAAATCGTTGGTGAACTGCTGCAACTGGTGAGCCGACAGGTCGGCCAGGTTGCGATATCCGGCCGGCAAGACCGCGATCGGTTGATCGGCGGCTTGAATCATCGCTTCGTACAAGGTCTCTACTGGCTGGCTGCTTGCGGCGGCTTCGTTCAGCCCGAGACGAACGGTCAGGCTTTCGCTGCCGGTTCCTTCGTCGATGATCAGCACACGGCGACCTACGGCGGCCAGTAGCTTGGCCAGGCACATGGTCATCGTCGAGCAGCCGGTACCTTCGCCCAGCGAAACGAGGGCCAGCGATTTGATCGAAACGGCAATGGTGGCCGCCAGGTTGACCCATTGGTCGTGGCACAGGTCGAGCACCATGTCGGTCTCTTCCGGCCAGGTAAGTGTTTCGGCTTCCCACTTGGGATGAGCGAGTCGACGTTGACGATACGCAGGCGAAGTTGCCGCCGCGGCAGTTGGGGCAGCCGCTTCCGTTTTCTGGGGTGCTTCTGTCGTGGGGATGCCAGCGACGAAGGTGAAGCCTGCTTCCTCCGATTCTTCGGCGACCGGTTCGATCGGGGGTTCGTAGGTGTCGATCTCGATAGTCGGGGTTGGCAGTTCCGCTTTGACAGGCTTGGGGGCCTGGGCGGAAACCGGATTGACCGGCGTATGCTTACGGCCGGCACGAAGCATCAAGCGATCGAGTGCTTCAGCCACGGCGGCCGTGTTCTGGGCGGCCAGCATGAACTCGTCTTGGGTGGCCTCTTGCTGGCTGCTGGAGTCGTCGTACGAACCGACCAGGGGCGAGCCAGGCATGTCGATGCGGATGCCTTGGTTCTTCCAGTGCTGAAGTTCGCTGAGGGTCGGCTTACGCGACATGCTGCGAACCGAATTGGAAGACTTTTGCTGCGATGATTGGGATGCATTCATGACGGATTCCGACGATGGGACCGAGGCGTCTGCCGTGGAGCCGATTTGCTCCGAGTTATAAGCACGGATAAAAGCGCGGTCGAGTTGGCTCATTAGCGAGATTCCAAGTCGAGAGGTTGAATACCACCCAGGCGAGCACGAGGCTGAACCGCTTCCTGCGGCATCGAGGAGCCTGAGTAGGGACCGAAACCCCATTGGCTGTTGTCTTGTTGGGCAGTGGGTGCTGGCGCGTTCGTTGGCATCTGGTTGTTCACCACCGGCATGCCGGCCTGGTGTTGGTAGCCTTCGTAAATCGCAGGCATTTGTGTGCCAGACGAAGCAGTGCTGCCGCTCGAACGGTTTTCCGTCAAGGTTCCATTCTCATAGGAATAGTTGCCTGATTCCTGCTGCATCCAGTGACGGCCGTCGTTTTCGGCGGCAGGCTGCTGGTACTGCGAGGTGCGCGGATCGTTCAGGTCCATCGAACCGCCTGGCAGAGGACGCGTTTGCGATGGTTGCGACTGCGAGGCATCGAAGTTTGGAATGTTGCCGGTCGGAACCGAACTGCCGTTATCGGAGTAAGGATTGATCGGAACTTCTTCGTATTGAGGGCTCATGTTCGAAGGACCGAACTGCCAGATCTGATCGGCTGGCGAACCGCCCATCGGCAAACCGATGTCCTCTTGGGCTGGGTTGCCGTAAGAAGCAGGAAGCGTCTCTTGCTGCTGCATGTTAGGCGTCGCGATCTGGGTCATCTGCGTATCGCGCGATGGATTCGACATTGTCGGATTCGACGGGTTGTTACGCACCGGCAGCGAAGCCATATGCGGAATCTCGCCCTCGAACGGCTCGACGGTGATCGTTTCGCCAGGGTCCGTAGCGGCTGGGCTGGCATTCCAGGCTGGGGCATCCCCCAGTTCGCCGGTCGAGACAAACAAGTCTTGCGGCACGTTTTCGACAGGGGACTCGTCGGAGCCGCCGCTACCGCTAAGTGCCCAGAAGCTGACCAGCAGCAGCGAAACGGCAACGCCACCCAGGGCCAGGCGATTTTTCATCTGGCTGCTGAGAATGGTCGCGCGGCGCTGTTGGCGTGCTTCGTTGGAATTATGAATGTAGCTTGGCTTGGCCGGGGCAACTGGCTCTTCTGGTGGCTCAGGTGCAGCGGCAACCGGCTCCTGCGGCAGGGGAGCGGCAACCGGCTGTGGCTCCGGCGGCAAGTTGGTCGTCGGGGGAACGAGCAGACTTTCGTGGTAGTCGGCTTCGTGTGGGTCTTCGCCCAGCAGGTTCGAAACCCAATCTTGCTGTGGCACGGCAACCGGTTCAGGTGCCGGTGGCTGCCACGTCAGGTCCTTCACGCGAATGACGATCGGATGACCGTAGAAGGTGCCTTGAGTGTCTTGGGTTTCACGATTCTGGGGAGTTCCCAATGGTTTCGTCATCGTTTCGGCTTCCTTGCCTGACGTAAGATCGACGCACAACGGCCACGCGCTGATTGTGGCCCGTTGTCCTATCCATCGGTTCGGTTTGTAGCGGTCTTTAGCTCTAGATAAGAAAAATCAGGATTTCTGGCTAGGTAAACTTTAGCGATTAGCTGCGCTAGCATGCCGGTTGTGAGGGAACCGGAAATCTGGGATATTTAGTAGATTTGACGCATAGAATTCCTCCTCGCCATACTGCGACCTGCTAGCTGGCTGCACCGCTGCTGACAGCATCTAAGTCGAATAGTGGCGGGCATTTCAGTCCCCCCGGAAGCAGTCCATGCCAGGTCCTCGATTCGCCGGCCGCCAGCACCCGATCTTCACCGACATCCAAAAGCGTATTCTGATTCTTGATGGTGCCATGGGGACCATGATTCAGAAGTATAAGCTGACCGAAGCCGATGTCCGCGGCAAACAGTTCGCCAATGCCGAGAAGGATCTGCGGAACTTCAGCGACCTGCTCTGTTTGACCAAGCCTGAGATCATTGAAGGAATCCACCGCGAGTTCCTCGAGGCCGGGGCGAACATCATCGAGACCAACACCTTCGGCGCGACCCCCATCGCGATGGAAGAGTTCTCGCTGAGCGAATCGTTGGCCACCGATATCAACGTGGCCGCGGTGAAGCTGGCCAAGAAGGTGTGCGACGAGTTCAACGACCGCGATCCCAACAACCGCCGCTACGTTGCCGGTTCGATCGGCCCCACCAGCAAGACCGCCTCGATCTCGCGTCGGATCGAAGACCCTGGCTTCCGCGATGTGACCTTCAATCAACTCGTCGATTCGTACCTGGTACAGATCCATGCGATGGTCGAAGCGGGTGTCGACATCCTCTTCCCCGAAACAACCTTCGATACGCTCAACTTGAAAGCGTGTCTATTCGCGATCGAGAAGTACTATCGCGAAAAGGGAATCGAACTGCCGGTGATGACCTCGGTCACAATCACCGATGCCTCGGGACGAACCCTATCGGGTCAAACGGTGGAAGCGTTCTGGAATTCGGTCTCCCACTTCCCGATGCTCAGCGTGGGGATCAACTGCGCCCTGGGTGCCGAGTTGATGCGTCCTTACGTGCAAGAGCTCTCGCAGATTTCGTCCTGCTATATCAGCTGCCATCCCAATGCCGGCTTGCCGAATGAAATGGGCGAGTACGACCAGACGCCCGATCAAATGGCGGCCACCATTCGCCAGTTCGCCGAGAACGGCTGGCTGAACATCGTCGGCGGTTGCTGCGGCAGTACGCCTGCCCATATCAAAGCGATCGCCGAAGCGGTTCGCGATATCGAACCTCGCCATCTGCACGAACTGCCGCACCTCACCCGCCTGAGCGGTCAGGAACCGTTCACGATCACCCCGAACACTAACTTCGTGATGATTGGCGAGCGAACCAACGTGACCGGTTCGCGGCGGTTTGCCCGGCTGATTCGCGAAGAGCAATTCGAAGAAGCGATTGCCGTCGCTCTGCAACAGGTCGAAAGTGGTGCCAACGTCATCGACGTGAACATGGACGATGCCTTGCTCGACGGCGAAGCGGCCATGACGCGTTACTTGAACCTGATCGCGGCCGAGCCAGATATCTGCAAAGTGCCGATCATGATCGACAGTTCGAAGTGGTCGGTCATCGAAGCTGGCCTGCGCTGCGTGCAAGGGAAGTCGATCGTCAACTCGATCAGTTTGAAAGAAGGGGAAGAAGAGTTCCTCAACAAGGCTCGCTTGTGCCGCGATTACGGAGCCGCCGTCGTGGTGATGGCCTTCGACGAAGTGGGCCAGGCAGTCGAACTCGAACGCAAGGTCGAGATTTGCAAACGTGCCTACGATCTGCTGGTCGAGAAGCTCGACTTTGAACCAACCGATATCATCTTCGACCCGAACATTTTGACGGTCGCCACCGGTATCGAAGAACACAACGACTACGCGATCAACTTCATCGAAGCGACGCGTAAGATCAAGGAAGTCTGCCCCGGGGCGAAGGTCTCTGGCGGTGTGAGCAACGTCTCGTTCTCGTTCCGCGGTAACGATGTCATTCGCGAAGCGATCCATGCGGTGTTCCTGTACCACGCCATCAAAGCGGGTCTCGACATGGGGATCGTCAACGCCGGACAGTTGGCCGTGTACGACGAAGTACCGGCCGACCTGAAAGACCTGATCGAAGACGTGCTGTTCAACAAGCGACCCGACGCGACCGAACGTCTCGTCGATTTCGCCGAAACGGTCAAGCATCAAAAGGGTGCCGGGCCGAAGCAGGAAGATCTGGCGTGGCGAGAAGAACCGGTCGAAAAGCGATTGGCTCACTCGCTGGTCAAAGGGATCGATCGCTTTATCATCGAAGACACCGAAGAGTGCCGCCAGAACGTGGAACGTTGCCTGCATATCATCGAGGGCCCGCTGATGGACGGCATGAACGTCGTCGGCGACTTGTTCGGTGCCGGCAAGATGTTCCTGCCGCAGGTGGTCAAAAGTGCTCGCGTGATGAAGAAGGCAGTTGCCTACCTGCTTCCCTTTATGGAGAAGGAAAAGGAAGAGCTGGGCACCACCGACGAAGATGCCCGCGGCAAGATTTTGATGGCGACCGTCAAAGGGGACGTGCACGACATCGGCAAGAATATCGTGGGCGTGGTTCTCGGCTGTAACAACTACGAGATCATCGACCTCGGTGTGATGGTTCATTGCGACAAGATCCTGGCCGCGGCCAAGGAACATGGGGTCGACGTGATTGGTCTGTCCGGGCTCATTACGCCCAGCCTCGACGAGATGGTGCACGTCGCCGCCGAAATGCAGGCCGCCGGCATGAACATCCCACTGCTAATCGGCGGAGCCACGACCAGTGCCAAGCATACGGCCGTGAAGATTGCTCCGGTGTACGATCACGCCGTGGTGCATGTGCTCGATGCTTCGCGGAGCGTGGGTGTGGTCGATCAGTTGCTAAGCAAAGAGAACTCGCCGGCGTTTCTGGAAAAGAACCGCAAGCTGCAACAGGAGCTGGCCGAATCGTATCGCAAGCGTCAGGCGATCTCGCTTGTATCGCTGAAGCAGGCCCGCGAAAAGCACTTCGAAACCGACTGGGCCAGCGTCGATATCCCCACCCCATCGTTCACCGGCACGAAGACGCTGAAAGAATTTCCGCTGGAAACGCTTCGTGACTTCATCGACTGGTCGCCGTTCTTTAACTCGTGGGAACTAAAGGGGAAGTACCCCAAGATTTTCCAGGACGAGTACGTTGGCGAAGAGGCGAAGAAACTGTTCGACGATGCGAACGTGCTGTTGGATCGAATCATCGAAGAGAAGCTCTTTACCGCCAATGGGATCTTCGGCTTCTGGCCAGCGGCCGCCGACGGGGACGACATCATCATCTACGACCCCAACGACCCCGAGAAGGAGATCGAACGCTTCTTCACCCTGCGTCAGCAGTGGGAACGCAAGGGGCAAAGCGACTTCCGGGCTCTGTCCGATTACATCGCTCCGGTCGGAAGTGGTCGACGCGATTACCTGGGTGCTTTCGCCGTAACGACCGGGATTGGCTGTCAGGAGCTGGCATCCAAGTTCGATGCCGACCATGACGATTACAACTCGATCATGGCCAAGGCCCTGGCCGACCGACTGGCCGAGGCGTTCGCCGAATGCTTGCACCTGGAAGCCCGCAAGGCTTGGAAGTTCGGCGAAGCGGAAGGGCTCACCAACGAGCAGCTCATCGACGAAGACTACCGCGGCATTCGACCCGCCCCAGGTTACCCGGCTCAGCCTGACCACACCGAGAAATGGACCCTCTTCCGTTTGCTCAATGCGGAAAAGGAAACAGGCATTCAGCTGACCGAAAGCCTGGCGATGATGCCGGCGGCGAGCGTCTGCGGCATGTACTTCGCTCACCCGGCGGCTCGCTACTTCGCGATCCATCAGTTGGGCCGCGATCAGGTCGAAGACTACGCCAAACGCAAAGGAATGCCGCTGAAAGACGTCGAGAAGTGGCTCTCGCCGAACCTTTCGTACGATCCGTAAGATCCGCTATGCTGACGCCGGTAGCCATCCTGCGAATGTAGCGATCTCTACTAAATGGCGTAGGGCACTACGTCGTGCCGACGGCGTTGACGTTGCCGCTACTGGCGTTCTTGGGGGATAGCACCAGGAACTTGCTTTGGTTGTGGTCGGTGACGTCGAACGCGGCCACCTTGCCAATCAAGCTGAAGTGACGCACGAAGCCCTTGGCGGGGATGATCAGATTATCGTCCTGCACCTTTGTGGCGATCGCTTCGTCGGCAGTCGCACGGACGAACTTGATGAGAATGCGGCCGGTGGGTGGATCGTAGCCGAGCACGGCGTAATCCATCCGGGCACGCTTGTTCTCGATGTTCTTCAGTGGGATGACCAGGTCGCCGTTCATCTTGCGAACGTACGCGGGGCTGCGGGTCTTAGCGTCGTTCTTGGGGGAATACATCTGGAAGGCCGTTTCCATGCCTTCGACGTTATCATCGGCCAGGAACTGAATGATATCGGAAATCGAAAGCACACCGGCGAGGATTCGATGTTCGTCGACGACCGGCAGGCAGCCGATCTTATTGGTGGCCAGCACATAAGCGGCGCGGGCCAGCGGAATTTCGGGACCGACGGTGATTGGCTTCTCGATGCTGATCAGTTGTTCGACACGCTTGTGAACGACTTCCTGACCTTCCGGCTTCATGGCACTCATCAGCGCACGCACGATATCGCGCTGGGAAACGACCCCCAAGACTTGCTTGGCGTTATCGACGACCACCACGCGGCGTAACGAATATCGAGCCATCAGGTCCGCGACAATATTGACGTGAGTGCCTACGGTCGCGGTATGCACCTTAACCGACATCACGTCCTTGACGGTACCCTGCAATTGCTTCGAGATCGTTTCGATAGCGGTCATACTTCCCTGGCGTCTTCTCAAGTTTCCGGTCGAGAGAGGGGCCGAGTGGCCTGCCCTCAAGCGACTCTATCGTCGTGGATGAAAAAGATTAGAACCGACGGGCTGCCCAGCACGATTGCCGCTCGTGCTTTTACTCCTGGTCGGTCGGTGAAACTATAGCATCGAAATGTGTCGGTGGATGAGGACGATACGTAACGTCCTTAAACCCGCGGGGTATCCACCGCAAAGAAGCAGACCGCTAGTAACGATTACAGCGGTTGAAGGGAATATCGGCAGGCAATTCCCCGCACGATGTGTGGCTTGTCGCGAAGTGGACAGGCCTAATTTTCCGGCATGTAAACGTGCTGGATTTCCGTTTCCGGCAGCTTCGTGGCCAGGGCCGCGGCTCCTTCGTCGGTGACGCCGGTTCGCGTGACAATCAGCGTTTTGAGCTGCGTCATCGGCGCAAGCTTCTGGAGCCCCTCGTTGGTCAGGGCCGTCGAACCCAGATGCAGCCAGGTAACGTTGGGCAGCTTGGTCAGCTCCTCGATCTGGGCATCGCCGATCGAGTTGCGATCGAGATTGAGCCATTCAAGCGTCGTTAGCTTGGCTACGTTGGGAAGGGAAGCGTCGGTGATCTTGGTCGCCCACAGGTTCAGCTTCTTCAGGCCGGCGTAGCCCAACAGATGTTCGACCGCCGTATCGCTGAAGTTAGTTTCGCTGACGTCGAGATCTTCCAGCGAGGTCAGGTCGCCGAGGGCCGCGAAGCCGCTGCCGTCGATCTTGGTCCCACGCAGGCGAATCCGCTTCAGCTTGGTAAACGGAGCCAGGCTTGCCAGGTTGGCTTCCTGGAATGGGGTGCCGAACAGGTACAGTTCTTCCAGTTGTTTCAGGCCTGCCAGGCTCTCGAGCGAGCTTCCTTCGACCGCCGTTTCGTCGAGCCCCAGCACCTTCAGTTGTTCCAGCCGGCTGACTTGCCGCAGGTCGGCATCGGTGATCGGATTGCCCCGAAATTGCAGGCTCTTCAGCTTGGTGCACTTGGCAATCTGATCGAGCGCCGTGCCGGTGACTTTCGTTTCGCGCAGGTCGAGTATCTGTAGATCCTTGGGCGAGCCCACTGCCTTCAGCATGGCGTTATCGACGGGGCAGCCTCGCAGCAGCAGCTTCTGCAGCTTGGGCAGCGTGCCGATCCGCTTCATCAGGTTCTCGTCGATCGGCTTGCCGGAAAAATCGACCAGCACGACTGCCCCACTGGCATCTTTATCGATTCGCCCCCCTGCGTTGACGATCATTGCTTCAGCCGCGCGCTCATCTTGCGTGGGTGCCTGGGCAGCGGGCGGGGAGTCTGTTGGTACATCGCCGGAAGAGCAGCCAATTACCAATGTGCACAGCAGGAGGGGAAGCAGTAGACGCATGATCGAGGGTCCTCTAGAGAAGCCAGTCGCGGAGGTTCTCACTATTCTATCGCTTTTTGCCGAACGGAGGCACTGGGATTTCAGACAGAAACTCCGGCCACATAGCCGCTCGACCAGGCCCATTGAAAATTGAACCCGCCAATGCGTCCGTCGACGTCGCAGATCTCGCCGCACAGATGCAGCCCCGGGGTGACGCGCGATTGCATCGTCTTCAGTTCGATCTGCGCAAGAGGCACACCCCCGGCCGTCACTTCCGCGACCTTGAAGCCCAGCGTGCCGGTGACATCCAAGGGATAATTGCAGACTGCCGTTACCAGGTTCTTCCGCTGCATCTTCGACAGATCGACGCCAGTTTGCTCAGGCGGAATGTCAGCGTAGGTCAGCAGATGATCGACCAGCCGGTCCGGCAGACGCTCGCGCAGAAGGCCGCGGATCGAACGCCGACCGAGCGACTGAAGCTCGGCCTGCAGGGCATCCTCGTTGAACTCAGGCAGCCAACTGGCACTCAGGCGAACGGCTCTTTCGGACGAAGCAGCGATCCAGTGGCGACTCATATCGAGCACTGCCGGCCCTGAGAGCCCTTTGTGCGTCAGCAGCATATCGCCGTGAACCGTTTCAATTCGCTTGCCGCTCGTTTCGCTTAGCTGCAGCATGGCTGGCAGGGCAATGCCGGAGAGTTGCTTCAGTGGATCGCCGTCGGCCAGTTGCAGGGGAACCAGCGCGGGGAAGATCTTCGGCGTGAGCTCATGCCCCAGCCGCCGCACGATTTCCAGGCCGTGGCCGTCGCTGCCGGTTTGCGGAACGCTTTTGCCGCCGGTTGCCAGGATCAGCTTCGGGGCGACTAAGTGTCCCCAGGGGCCGGCGATCTCGAAGTGAGGTCGCTCGTCTGCTGCAGATGGGGGGCGAATGTTTTCGACGCGGTGGTTCAAGAAGATCTTGACCCCCAGCCGTTCGACTTCCGCCAGCATCGCATCGAGAACGGTGCGTGCTTTGTCGGTGGTGGGGAACAGCTTGCCGGTTGGTTCTCGCTTCAGTTTGACGCCCAGCTCGGCGAAGAACTCGATCGTCTGCGGCTGGGTGAAACGTCCCAGGACCTTCTTGATGGCGTTGGGGGAACTGCCGCAGAAGTCGGCTGGGGTG
Above is a window of Blastopirellula marina DNA encoding:
- the metH gene encoding methionine synthase, with amino-acid sequence MPGPRFAGRQHPIFTDIQKRILILDGAMGTMIQKYKLTEADVRGKQFANAEKDLRNFSDLLCLTKPEIIEGIHREFLEAGANIIETNTFGATPIAMEEFSLSESLATDINVAAVKLAKKVCDEFNDRDPNNRRYVAGSIGPTSKTASISRRIEDPGFRDVTFNQLVDSYLVQIHAMVEAGVDILFPETTFDTLNLKACLFAIEKYYREKGIELPVMTSVTITDASGRTLSGQTVEAFWNSVSHFPMLSVGINCALGAELMRPYVQELSQISSCYISCHPNAGLPNEMGEYDQTPDQMAATIRQFAENGWLNIVGGCCGSTPAHIKAIAEAVRDIEPRHLHELPHLTRLSGQEPFTITPNTNFVMIGERTNVTGSRRFARLIREEQFEEAIAVALQQVESGANVIDVNMDDALLDGEAAMTRYLNLIAAEPDICKVPIMIDSSKWSVIEAGLRCVQGKSIVNSISLKEGEEEFLNKARLCRDYGAAVVVMAFDEVGQAVELERKVEICKRAYDLLVEKLDFEPTDIIFDPNILTVATGIEEHNDYAINFIEATRKIKEVCPGAKVSGGVSNVSFSFRGNDVIREAIHAVFLYHAIKAGLDMGIVNAGQLAVYDEVPADLKDLIEDVLFNKRPDATERLVDFAETVKHQKGAGPKQEDLAWREEPVEKRLAHSLVKGIDRFIIEDTEECRQNVERCLHIIEGPLMDGMNVVGDLFGAGKMFLPQVVKSARVMKKAVAYLLPFMEKEKEELGTTDEDARGKILMATVKGDVHDIGKNIVGVVLGCNNYEIIDLGVMVHCDKILAAAKEHGVDVIGLSGLITPSLDEMVHVAAEMQAAGMNIPLLIGGATTSAKHTAVKIAPVYDHAVVHVLDASRSVGVVDQLLSKENSPAFLEKNRKLQQELAESYRKRQAISLVSLKQAREKHFETDWASVDIPTPSFTGTKTLKEFPLETLRDFIDWSPFFNSWELKGKYPKIFQDEYVGEEAKKLFDDANVLLDRIIEEKLFTANGIFGFWPAAADGDDIIIYDPNDPEKEIERFFTLRQQWERKGQSDFRALSDYIAPVGSGRRDYLGAFAVTTGIGCQELASKFDADHDDYNSIMAKALADRLAEAFAECLHLEARKAWKFGEAEGLTNEQLIDEDYRGIRPAPGYPAQPDHTEKWTLFRLLNAEKETGIQLTESLAMMPAASVCGMYFAHPAARYFAIHQLGRDQVEDYAKRKGMPLKDVEKWLSPNLSYDP
- a CDS encoding leucine-rich repeat domain-containing protein — translated: MRLLLPLLLCTLVIGCSSGDVPTDSPPAAQAPTQDERAAEAMIVNAGGRIDKDASGAVVLVDFSGKPIDENLMKRIGTLPKLQKLLLRGCPVDNAMLKAVGSPKDLQILDLRETKVTGTALDQIAKCTKLKSLQFRGNPITDADLRQVSRLEQLKVLGLDETAVEGSSLESLAGLKQLEELYLFGTPFQEANLASLAPFTKLKRIRLRGTKIDGSGFAALGDLTSLEDLDVSETNFSDTAVEHLLGYAGLKKLNLWATKITDASLPNVAKLTTLEWLNLDRNSIGDAQIEELTKLPNVTWLHLGSTALTNEGLQKLAPMTQLKTLIVTRTGVTDEGAAALATKLPETEIQHVYMPEN
- a CDS encoding NAD(P)/FAD-dependent oxidoreductase; the encoded protein is MSESKTSNRADLAIVGGGAAGLFAAIWAGRTNPDRRIVILDGAKRIGAKILIAGGGRCNVTNEKVTPADFCGSSPNAIKKVLGRFTQPQTIEFFAELGVKLKREPTGKLFPTTDKARTVLDAMLAEVERLGVKIFLNHRVENIRPPSAADERPHFEIAGPWGHLVAPKLILATGGKSVPQTGSDGHGLEIVRRLGHELTPKIFPALVPLQLADGDPLKQLSGIALPAMLQLSETSGKRIETVHGDMLLTHKGLSGPAVLDMSRHWIAASSERAVRLSASWLPEFNEDALQAELQSLGRRSIRGLLRERLPDRLVDHLLTYADIPPEQTGVDLSKMQRKNLVTAVCNYPLDVTGTLGFKVAEVTAGGVPLAQIELKTMQSRVTPGLHLCGEICDVDGRIGGFNFQWAWSSGYVAGVSV
- a CDS encoding tyrosine-protein kinase family protein; the protein is MNASQSSQQKSSNSVRSMSRKPTLSELQHWKNQGIRIDMPGSPLVGSYDDSSSQQEATQDEFMLAAQNTAAVAEALDRLMLRAGRKHTPVNPVSAQAPKPVKAELPTPTIEIDTYEPPIEPVAEESEEAGFTFVAGIPTTEAPQKTEAAAPTAAAATSPAYRQRRLAHPKWEAETLTWPEETDMVLDLCHDQWVNLAATIAVSIKSLALVSLGEGTGCSTMTMCLAKLLAAVGRRVLIIDEGTGSESLTVRLGLNEAAASSQPVETLYEAMIQAADQPIAVLPAGYRNLADLSAHQLQQFTNDFDVVLWDGGDHAEVWKRLALVSGVLVVRDARGTHDHELSQILPKLQQRKINVIGIAENFWR
- a CDS encoding HPP family protein, whose amino-acid sequence is MTAIETISKQLQGTVKDVMSVKVHTATVGTHVNIVADLMARYSLRRVVVVDNAKQVLGVVSQRDIVRALMSAMKPEGQEVVHKRVEQLISIEKPITVGPEIPLARAAYVLATNKIGCLPVVDEHRILAGVLSISDIIQFLADDNVEGMETAFQMYSPKNDAKTRSPAYVRKMNGDLVIPLKNIENKRARMDYAVLGYDPPTGRILIKFVRATADEAIATKVQDDNLIIPAKGFVRHFSLIGKVAAFDVTDHNQSKFLVLSPKNASSGNVNAVGTT